Proteins from one Paraburkholderia sp. BL10I2N1 genomic window:
- a CDS encoding glycosyltransferase family 4 protein, producing the protein MRIAQIAPLYEAVPPKFYGGTERVVSYLTEALVDLGHDVTLFASGDSVTSADLEACWPRALRLDPTVRDAMAPHVLMMEQVRQVAHKFDVLHFHLDYLPFPLFSTLDTPFVTTLHGRLDLPELQPVFDAFSNAPVVSISDSQRQPLPQANWLNTIYHGLPEQLLTPQAHKVPEYLAFLGRICPEKRVDTAIRIAAQSGLPLKIAAKVDKADEEYFKTEIEPLLSQAHVEFVGEITEAQKPEFLSGAKALLFPIDWSEPFGLVMIESMACGAPVIAFNRGSVPEVIDHGVTGFICEDVQGAVAALQRIDELSRSEIRAQFERRFSSKTMAQNYVDGYTALVEECRRPILRRVAVG; encoded by the coding sequence ATGCGAATTGCACAGATTGCGCCGCTTTATGAAGCTGTCCCGCCGAAATTTTACGGCGGCACGGAGCGCGTTGTGTCCTACCTCACCGAAGCGCTTGTCGATCTCGGCCACGATGTGACGCTCTTCGCAAGCGGCGATTCGGTCACTTCGGCGGATCTCGAAGCCTGCTGGCCGCGCGCGCTGCGTCTCGATCCGACGGTGCGCGACGCGATGGCACCGCACGTGTTGATGATGGAGCAAGTACGCCAGGTCGCCCACAAGTTCGATGTGCTGCACTTCCATCTCGACTACCTGCCCTTTCCGCTGTTCTCTACACTCGACACGCCGTTTGTCACCACGCTGCACGGGCGTCTCGATCTGCCAGAACTGCAGCCGGTGTTCGACGCGTTCTCCAACGCCCCGGTGGTGTCGATTTCCGATTCGCAACGGCAGCCGCTGCCGCAGGCGAACTGGCTCAACACGATCTATCACGGGCTGCCGGAGCAGTTGCTGACGCCGCAAGCCCACAAAGTGCCGGAGTATCTGGCGTTCCTCGGCCGTATCTGTCCTGAGAAACGCGTCGATACAGCCATCAGGATCGCTGCCCAGAGCGGCCTGCCGCTGAAGATCGCCGCCAAGGTGGACAAGGCCGACGAGGAATACTTCAAGACGGAAATCGAACCACTGCTGTCGCAGGCGCACGTCGAGTTCGTCGGCGAGATCACCGAAGCGCAGAAGCCCGAGTTTCTGTCGGGCGCGAAGGCACTGCTGTTTCCTATCGACTGGTCGGAGCCGTTCGGGCTTGTGATGATCGAGTCGATGGCATGCGGTGCGCCGGTAATTGCGTTCAACCGCGGCTCGGTGCCCGAGGTGATCGACCACGGCGTAACCGGCTTCATCTGCGAAGACGTGCAAGGCGCGGTCGCGGCGCTGCAGCGGATCGACGAACTATCGCGCAGCGAAATTCGCGCGCAGTTCGAACGCCGCTTCAGCTCGAAAACGATGGCGCAGAATTACGTGGACGGCTATACGGCACTCGTGGAAGAATGCCGCCGCCCGATACTGCGTCGCGTAGCGGTCGGCTAG
- a CDS encoding H-NS histone family protein: MSQYADLKAQIAKLQAQAEEARRTELVNVIAEIRSKIVEYGLSAQDLGFAVAARRGRPPKKAPLPPRYQDPKTGSTWSGRGKPPKWIAGKNRERFLIEP; the protein is encoded by the coding sequence ATGTCACAATACGCAGATCTGAAGGCTCAGATTGCGAAGCTCCAGGCGCAGGCCGAGGAAGCGCGGCGCACTGAACTCGTGAACGTCATCGCCGAGATCCGGAGCAAGATCGTCGAGTACGGTCTGTCCGCCCAGGACCTCGGATTTGCCGTGGCAGCGCGGCGTGGGCGGCCTCCAAAGAAGGCGCCGCTGCCGCCGCGCTATCAGGATCCGAAGACGGGCAGTACGTGGAGCGGCCGGGGCAAGCCGCCCAAATGGATCGCGGGCAAGAATCGCGAGCGGTTCCTGATCGAGCCGTAA